A portion of the Paenibacillus hamazuiensis genome contains these proteins:
- a CDS encoding OmpL47-type beta-barrel domain-containing protein, protein MIKQLKKWSLPVAVATLVVSAIVPIMPEFAVTSHAATTQYRFIFDQFFPTNGDVHVTIQYPNDAVVRQYRIDNGAWQNYSGTVTMTQNGTVYARSQDAAGNWSAESSYSVTNIDKTPPTTPIISVSNNVLTIQPGTDAQSGVSKTFVSVNGGAWTAYVSPLTLTDGSYTVQVKTVDNAGNTSGVAAQAFTMLNQTVTTNVTNEVAKAESTASQADVDAAISLVNALPNSQAKTDLLNRLNVVQQEIDAQTALDDATVAVENAEIVKTQAAVDAAKAKVNAMPDGQTKTDLLSRLDVIQQVIDTSISKSVDGGVVVITLPADATSAVAYVETVKTQAALDAAKAMVNAMPDGQTKTDLLNRLNAVQQAIDIQKTLDQAIADATSEALNAESLKTQAAVDAAKAMVNALPDGQTKTELLNRLDAVQQAINAQVALDRATAAIDFAETAKTQSTINAARAKVNALPDGQAKTDLQARLDAIEQAIKDAKANLLLTDVTNAVVRAEKYPSRSNILTALNKLAALPTDIKANQVNRGNVADLQERADKLKNNFNQNVADQSAQLALNKATNAVKLFERFPKAIYKQRAIDAVNALPILLKKRLFRLALMLSR, encoded by the coding sequence ATGATAAAACAACTCAAAAAATGGAGTTTGCCCGTAGCCGTAGCTACACTGGTAGTTAGTGCAATTGTCCCGATTATGCCCGAATTTGCCGTTACGTCTCATGCGGCTACAACACAATATCGATTTATTTTCGATCAATTCTTTCCGACAAATGGAGATGTCCATGTCACGATTCAATACCCGAATGATGCAGTTGTTAGGCAGTACCGCATCGATAACGGAGCGTGGCAAAATTACAGCGGCACGGTGACGATGACGCAAAACGGAACTGTATACGCTCGTTCGCAAGATGCCGCTGGTAACTGGAGTGCAGAAAGCTCCTACAGCGTGACGAATATTGACAAAACGCCGCCAACGACACCGATCATCTCGGTCAGCAACAATGTGTTGACGATTCAACCGGGGACGGATGCACAGTCCGGAGTGAGCAAAACGTTTGTTTCTGTGAATGGGGGAGCTTGGACAGCATATGTCTCGCCGCTCACGTTAACGGATGGCAGTTATACGGTACAGGTGAAAACCGTGGACAATGCAGGCAATACAAGCGGGGTCGCGGCTCAAGCTTTCACGATGTTAAACCAAACTGTTACCACCAATGTGACAAACGAGGTTGCCAAAGCTGAATCGACGGCATCACAAGCCGATGTGGACGCAGCTATTTCGCTGGTCAACGCACTGCCGAACAGCCAAGCGAAAACGGATTTACTCAATCGTCTGAATGTGGTTCAACAAGAGATCGACGCACAAACGGCGTTAGATGATGCGACTGTCGCAGTAGAAAATGCCGAAATCGTCAAGACGCAAGCGGCTGTCGATGCGGCGAAAGCCAAAGTCAATGCAATGCCGGATGGTCAAACGAAAACGGATTTGCTAAGTCGCTTGGATGTTATCCAGCAAGTCATCGATACATCAATCTCGAAATCAGTTGATGGAGGAGTCGTCGTTATCACACTTCCTGCCGATGCGACTTCCGCAGTCGCATATGTGGAAACGGTGAAAACGCAAGCGGCTCTTGATGCCGCGAAAGCAATGGTGAATGCAATGCCGGATGGTCAAACGAAAACGGATTTGCTCAATCGTTTGAATGCTGTACAGCAAGCCATCGATATTCAAAAGACATTGGATCAAGCGATTGCCGATGCCACTTCTGAGGCACTGAATGCGGAAAGTCTGAAAACACAAGCCGCTGTCGATGCCGCGAAAGCAATGGTCAATGCCTTGCCTGATGGTCAAACTAAGACGGAATTGCTTAATCGCTTGGATGCCGTTCAGCAAGCAATCAACGCACAAGTCGCTTTGGATCGTGCGACTGCCGCCATTGATTTTGCAGAAACAGCGAAAACGCAATCCACAATCAATGCCGCGAGAGCGAAGGTTAATGCTTTACCCGATGGTCAAGCGAAAACGGATTTGCAAGCTCGCTTGGATGCTATTGAACAAGCGATCAAAGATGCAAAAGCAAACTTGCTCTTAACGGATGTGACAAATGCAGTCGTTCGAGCTGAAAAGTATCCAAGTCGCTCGAACATCCTGACTGCACTGAACAAGCTCGCGGCTCTTCCAACGGATATCAAAGCGAATCAGGTGAACAGAGGCAATGTAGCCGATTTGCAGGAACGAGCTGATAAACTGAAAAACAATTTCAACCAAAACGTAGCCGATCAAAGTGCACAGCTCGCATTGAACAAGGCAACCAATGCGGTGAAGTTGTTTGAGCGATTCCCGAAAGCAATCTACAAGCAAAGAGCCATTGATGCGGTCAATGCCTTGCCGATACTCCTGAAAAAACGGCTCTTCAGGCTCGCATTGATGCTGTCACGTTAA
- a CDS encoding S-layer homology domain-containing protein, whose amino-acid sequence MLKKAISIALVTIISTTIAIAAYAQQNHEFPDLKGHWAENTIEWAVEKKMVSGYPDGTFKPNQNVSEAEFLAMLIRSYKPDITASKQGHWADGYYDFAAKLNYPVAGGADVGVRGKAITRLRVAELISASQGVNFDGNDAIRYLYGNQLASGTDQNKLTISSFNGNGTLTRAEAVQFIKNLFDNGKGELLARPQEPTDSSSLPNIPNGDEKTTPTKATGELDLPSYKTPSGWNPPLVKSTATWDPVKDAEILKNELGFVNGEFFNPYGGIQPELAAIGVSGGSSYRTIVLYGWYGSLIEDSPLNKTPYITREVFRFFLPDTNDKLFHIIDDGYMGKDVSEYLNKKFIIDDHEVLIQTPPGGVQVYISSKGKKLDLE is encoded by the coding sequence ATGTTGAAAAAAGCAATATCAATTGCACTTGTCACAATAATCAGCACTACGATTGCAATTGCCGCATACGCACAACAAAATCATGAATTCCCCGATCTCAAAGGGCATTGGGCAGAAAATACAATTGAATGGGCTGTCGAAAAAAAGATGGTTTCCGGTTATCCTGATGGAACGTTTAAGCCTAATCAAAACGTTTCGGAAGCGGAGTTCCTCGCCATGCTAATCCGTTCATACAAGCCCGACATAACCGCAAGTAAGCAGGGGCATTGGGCAGACGGATACTACGATTTCGCGGCGAAATTGAACTATCCCGTTGCAGGCGGAGCGGATGTTGGGGTTAGGGGTAAGGCGATTACGCGGCTTCGGGTTGCTGAGTTGATCTCAGCTTCGCAAGGGGTTAATTTCGACGGCAACGACGCAATTCGTTACTTGTATGGCAATCAGCTTGCTTCGGGAACCGATCAAAACAAGCTGACGATTTCATCTTTTAATGGTAACGGCACTTTGACCCGAGCCGAAGCTGTGCAGTTTATCAAGAATCTTTTCGACAATGGGAAGGGCGAACTATTGGCAAGACCACAGGAGCCTACAGATTCGTCCAGTTTGCCAAATATCCCGAATGGAGATGAGAAGACTACTCCGACGAAGGCAACAGGGGAGCTGGATCTTCCCTCATACAAGACTCCTTCCGGATGGAATCCCCCGTTGGTGAAGTCCACAGCGACTTGGGATCCAGTGAAAGATGCGGAAATCCTGAAAAACGAACTTGGTTTTGTAAATGGAGAGTTTTTTAATCCATATGGGGGTATTCAACCGGAATTGGCGGCAATTGGCGTTTCAGGAGGTAGCTCGTATAGAACTATTGTTTTATACGGCTGGTATGGATCCCTGATAGAAGATAGTCCACTAAACAAGACACCTTATATCACCAGAGAGGTATTCCGCTTCTTTTTACCTGACACAAACGACAAACTGTTTCATATTATTGATGACGGGTATATGGGGAAAGATGTAAGCGAATATCTGAATAAAAAATTTATAATCGATGACCACGAAGTCTTAATCCAGACACCCCCTGGAGGCGTTCAAGTGTACATCAGTTCGAAGGGCAAGAAACTCGATCTGGAATAA
- a CDS encoding stalk domain-containing protein — protein sequence MKKLGLLLLMVALFVEPLSSVHATNNSESKYVTHAEFMRDAVEALYGEPELPANQHGADPYYDYAAKKLGILYFSDLGGRPYLRDAEITRGEAARVIYLLLNKEIGGVKSKAIRFLFEKNLACGAYNDKGDYMENYNPTGKLARESAAVLIERAKAFKNGEQLKSCQDLGTSEGLNSTILERFESLNKKMHTSFKFTTTDEEYNIGIWKDGLLIASYGYDEIQVGTPFSFDTWSFDYTGTPNEKDLAFFVKALKMVGMPESEETIKMLLDEIVMKDRDVSYSKANITVRGGGYKLPNVWYKNYSLHWANGEFAQKPPETSKVPPSQERTSWFYVDGHLITDDQNQPDFSDYAPHVPIQTVVEGMGDKFEWNDTNKSGIIRLRDGKKISIAVNSSFATEDGLKIPKPKMIKWKLYVSVYFLSDILKYSMDFEKKENREYVFIGQPPVVMPPGILPTIKPTPCPTPSMMATMVLGEQDLRYKVADDWKPPLIQSTATWDPAKDHETLKKELGLGEGWYFSPYCGKENTAALSVTGGGIYSEIVLYGWYGSLTEDSPENKTPYIVREILRFYLPGTNDKLFHILDDGFMGEDVGEYVNKKIVIDDHEILIQTPPGGVQIYISQKGKKIDLN from the coding sequence ATGAAGAAGCTTGGTTTATTGCTATTAATGGTGGCACTCTTTGTTGAGCCACTCTCTTCTGTCCACGCAACAAATAATAGCGAAAGCAAGTATGTGACCCACGCCGAATTTATGAGGGATGCAGTTGAAGCCCTATACGGTGAACCTGAATTGCCTGCAAATCAACATGGGGCAGACCCTTATTATGATTATGCCGCGAAAAAGCTTGGAATCCTTTATTTTAGTGATTTAGGTGGTCGGCCATACCTACGAGACGCTGAAATCACACGCGGCGAAGCGGCCAGAGTCATTTATCTCCTACTCAACAAGGAAATAGGTGGAGTGAAATCAAAAGCTATTCGGTTTCTCTTCGAAAAAAATCTGGCTTGCGGTGCGTATAACGACAAGGGCGACTATATGGAAAACTATAATCCGACAGGAAAACTTGCCAGAGAATCTGCGGCTGTCTTAATCGAGAGAGCAAAGGCTTTTAAAAACGGCGAACAACTAAAGTCTTGCCAGGACTTAGGCACATCAGAAGGTTTAAATAGTACAATACTCGAACGCTTTGAGTCGCTTAACAAGAAAATGCACACATCGTTTAAATTTACCACAACAGATGAAGAGTACAACATCGGTATCTGGAAAGATGGCTTACTGATAGCCTCGTATGGCTATGATGAGATCCAGGTTGGCACTCCATTTTCTTTTGATACCTGGTCGTTTGATTACACTGGTACCCCTAATGAAAAAGATCTTGCATTCTTTGTCAAAGCATTAAAAATGGTGGGTATGCCGGAATCGGAAGAAACAATAAAGATGCTTCTTGATGAGATTGTAATGAAAGATAGGGATGTCTCATATTCAAAGGCGAATATAACAGTAAGAGGCGGAGGATACAAATTACCAAATGTCTGGTACAAAAATTACTCACTTCATTGGGCAAATGGAGAGTTCGCCCAGAAACCTCCAGAAACGTCCAAAGTGCCTCCTTCACAAGAACGCACTTCTTGGTTTTACGTTGATGGACACCTAATAACAGACGATCAGAATCAACCAGATTTCAGTGACTATGCTCCGCATGTGCCTATTCAAACTGTGGTTGAAGGCATGGGCGATAAGTTCGAATGGAATGACACAAACAAGTCAGGGATTATAAGGTTAAGAGATGGTAAGAAGATTTCAATTGCTGTGAACAGTTCCTTTGCAACTGAAGACGGCCTGAAAATTCCGAAGCCCAAAATGATCAAGTGGAAACTCTACGTTTCGGTTTATTTTCTCAGCGACATCTTAAAGTATTCGATGGATTTTGAAAAAAAAGAAAATAGGGAATATGTATTCATCGGACAACCTCCGGTAGTCATGCCGCCAGGAATACTTCCTACAATTAAGCCGACTCCTTGCCCTACCCCATCTATGATGGCTACGATGGTTTTGGGAGAACAGGATTTGCGGTATAAGGTTGCTGATGATTGGAAGCCGCCACTGATTCAGTCAACAGCGACTTGGGATCCTGCGAAAGACCATGAAACTTTGAAAAAGGAACTTGGTCTTGGAGAGGGCTGGTATTTTAGCCCTTATTGCGGCAAAGAAAATACAGCCGCTTTAAGTGTGACTGGGGGAGGAATCTACTCGGAAATTGTCTTGTATGGCTGGTATGGTTCGTTGACAGAAGATAGTCCAGAGAATAAGACTCCTTATATCGTCCGAGAAATTCTGCGTTTTTATCTACCAGGAACTAACGACAAGCTGTTTCACATCTTAGACGATGGTTTCATGGGGGAGGACGTAGGCGAGTATGTAAACAAAAAAATTGTAATTGATGATCATGAAATTTTAATCCAGACACCACCTGGAGGCGTTCAGATATATATTAGCCAGAAGGGTAAGAAAATCGACCTGAATTGA
- a CDS encoding helix-turn-helix domain-containing protein → MHDRIKAIREHLGLSQREFGEKLGVSRDVISNLEYNRVQPKELLLKHICELFSVNEKWLQTGEGDMFLDQKPHNKKLDEAIAIFKDLEPDFQDYALEQIRKLSELQAKRRDSIQDK, encoded by the coding sequence TTGCATGACAGGATCAAAGCCATCAGGGAACATCTCGGGCTATCACAACGAGAGTTCGGCGAAAAACTTGGCGTTAGCAGAGATGTGATCAGCAATTTAGAATATAATCGAGTCCAGCCAAAGGAACTATTGCTCAAGCATATTTGCGAACTTTTTTCGGTAAATGAGAAATGGTTGCAAACAGGCGAAGGCGATATGTTTTTGGATCAAAAACCTCATAACAAGAAACTTGATGAAGCAATTGCCATATTCAAGGACTTAGAGCCAGACTTTCAAGATTATGCTCTCGAACAGATAAGGAAACTGTCGGAATTACAAGCGAAGAGGCGAGATTCCATTCAAGACAAATAG
- a CDS encoding potassium-transporting ATPase subunit F, whose translation MFKDSIEKRIRRNETLPHPEMDVMWAGMWRWLFQLHIPFYMFLAFYQDYFPFLATMDAAIVMCFVVYHLTIRQLIQRGVIQAFYRKHYSNASGMFWSFLLIGSFIRTITFGLYYSISLGWVSSDANKDRWHYYLADLQTNLSSLAGAVVGVALCLYLFYSLFFKERFISVAEYSERVVKTMRQQGLAFNQAAQSVLSQRENELAPERRDEKTESDDGDLFAKFFGYSVGQPQTERRNVSDFDQKFANCDCGNERELRYVSKLVRLRDKPVTVTGVPMHYCSFCEQGFMTEIDRLHFAERVKQAIETGRDEIEFQVKVY comes from the coding sequence ATGTTTAAAGATAGCATTGAAAAACGAATTCGGCGAAATGAAACCTTGCCACATCCTGAAATGGATGTCATGTGGGCGGGAATGTGGCGGTGGCTGTTTCAATTGCACATTCCGTTTTATATGTTCCTGGCATTCTATCAAGACTATTTTCCGTTTCTGGCAACGATGGATGCGGCAATCGTTATGTGTTTTGTCGTATATCACCTCACAATTCGCCAGCTTATACAAAGAGGGGTAATTCAAGCGTTTTACCGCAAGCATTATTCGAATGCCAGCGGCATGTTCTGGTCATTTCTGCTGATTGGATCCTTTATTCGAACCATTACGTTTGGTCTGTATTACAGTATTAGCCTTGGATGGGTATCAAGCGATGCGAATAAAGATCGATGGCACTATTACTTGGCAGACTTGCAAACGAACCTTTCCAGTTTGGCTGGTGCTGTTGTTGGGGTCGCTCTTTGCTTGTATCTTTTTTATAGCTTGTTCTTCAAAGAGCGTTTCATCTCGGTGGCTGAGTATTCAGAGCGTGTTGTAAAGACAATGAGACAACAGGGGTTGGCATTTAATCAAGCCGCCCAATCGGTCTTGAGCCAGCGAGAGAATGAACTGGCTCCTGAGCGTAGGGATGAAAAAACGGAGAGTGATGATGGGGATTTGTTTGCGAAGTTCTTTGGATATTCCGTGGGGCAACCGCAAACTGAACGGAGAAACGTGAGTGATTTTGATCAAAAATTCGCAAATTGTGATTGCGGCAATGAGAGGGAATTGAGGTATGTGTCCAAGCTTGTTAGACTGAGGGACAAACCTGTAACGGTGACAGGGGTTCCGATGCATTATTGTTCATTCTGCGAGCAGGGATTCATGACAGAGATAGATCGTTTACATTTTGCAGAACGGGTCAAACAGGCTATTGAAACAGGCAGGGATGAAATTGAATTCCAAGTGAAGGTTTATTAG
- a CDS encoding SIR2 family protein: MEYMNYISDVSADIKDCLNEMGTQPILFVGSGLSQRFFNGPSWIGLLEELQRRCPLIKNEVGFYLQDGFRLEDIGTEYTNSYREWAWANKQQFPSELFDSRVPKSSYIKYQIKKLFEEITPGSVDEIENVEYQKEIRLLRNIQPHAIITTNYDTLLEKIFPDYQPVIGQQVLKPDTMAIGEIFKIHGCITDYRELVFNNEDYEVFINKKKYLSAKLLTFFAEHPLLFIGYSGNDKNILSILSDIDEIISNEGELIPNIYFLAYNKNLTENSNPPKEKVFVVNGKEIRVKYIESNSFDWILETFSANKAVDNVHPKLLRALLARTYKLVRSDIPRRSVDVNFEMIEKVLHEDEGLPNLYGVALLDKPSHINIQYPFTLTQVGEQLGYPRWHGADKLINQIKLEKGINIKASDNKYHVTIKTNKSEMNKYSHEAVKLLAKVKDGHDYHVDI; encoded by the coding sequence ATGGAGTATATGAACTATATCTCTGATGTGAGTGCAGACATTAAGGACTGTCTCAATGAAATGGGAACACAGCCTATTTTATTTGTTGGTTCAGGCTTGTCGCAAAGATTTTTTAATGGACCAAGTTGGATCGGCTTATTAGAGGAACTACAAAGGCGATGCCCGTTGATTAAAAATGAAGTGGGATTTTATCTTCAGGATGGATTTAGATTAGAGGATATTGGGACAGAATATACAAATTCATATCGGGAATGGGCCTGGGCTAACAAGCAACAGTTTCCTTCTGAATTATTTGATTCAAGAGTGCCAAAATCATCGTATATCAAATATCAAATAAAAAAATTATTTGAGGAAATTACACCTGGCAGTGTAGATGAAATCGAGAATGTTGAGTATCAAAAGGAGATTAGGCTACTTAGAAATATTCAGCCTCATGCCATTATTACGACCAATTATGATACTCTTCTCGAAAAGATATTTCCAGATTATCAACCAGTCATTGGTCAGCAGGTATTGAAACCTGACACGATGGCAATCGGTGAAATATTCAAAATTCATGGTTGTATTACAGATTACCGTGAGTTGGTCTTTAACAATGAAGATTATGAAGTGTTTATAAACAAGAAAAAATATCTTAGTGCGAAGTTGCTGACATTCTTTGCGGAACACCCTCTGCTATTCATTGGATATAGCGGGAATGACAAAAATATCCTCTCGATCTTATCTGATATCGATGAGATTATTTCTAACGAAGGCGAACTTATTCCCAACATTTATTTTTTAGCTTACAACAAAAACCTTACGGAGAATTCCAACCCGCCAAAGGAAAAGGTATTTGTCGTCAATGGTAAAGAAATTCGTGTTAAATACATTGAAAGCAACAGTTTTGATTGGATATTAGAAACCTTTTCAGCTAACAAAGCCGTTGATAATGTGCATCCCAAGTTACTGAGGGCTTTATTAGCTCGGACATATAAGCTTGTGCGGAGTGACATTCCGAGAAGAAGCGTTGATGTGAACTTTGAAATGATAGAGAAGGTTTTGCATGAAGATGAGGGTCTGCCTAACTTGTACGGAGTTGCATTGTTGGACAAACCGAGCCATATTAACATTCAATATCCGTTCACACTAACGCAAGTTGGAGAACAACTTGGCTATCCGAGATGGCACGGGGCAGACAAACTGATTAATCAAATCAAATTGGAGAAAGGTATTAATATCAAAGCTTCAGACAATAAGTATCACGTAACCATAAAGACTAACAAGTCCGAAATGAATAAATATTCGCACGAAGCTGTTAAGCTCTTGGCTAAGGTAAAAGACGGACATGATTATCATGTTGATATTTAA
- a CDS encoding DEAD/DEAH box helicase, with product MLSLKNYQKRVLRSLSNYFKAVRALGASAAFEQQVNRPYCTIPQLPGLPYVCLRVPTGGGKTLLSSHSISITMRDFLHKDNAVVLWLVPTTPIKDQTLAALRDVEHPYRKAIEETIDTPVTVLDITEALFVQRSTLDNETLIIVSTLAALRIEDTDGRKIYDDNGHLKVLFDGLNESVLSSLEKTDEGSRICYSLANVLKSRRPMVIIDEAHNARTNLSFETLARFSPSSIIEFTATPQTTHRPERGEFASNVLCSISAAELNAEEMIKLPIRLETKADWKDVIAQALGRRKRLQVIANKERRETGEYIRPIVLLQAQPRSQTRETINVGVILQALMEDFKIPREEIAIATGDTKELEGVNLFAQDCKIKFIITVSALKEGWDCSFAYVLCSVAEIGSSTAVEQLVGRVLRLPYAKKKNDPELNRAYAYVSSTRFENTLTSLTDALVENGFERFEAETLIAPPTPEPDLFDPEFYESEEEVEEEPNLEELPEPIKKKVTYNPEAKKIVYRGTMSEDEKIEFKKAFKTDEGKKAVDSLFSQAQQIPKFDLFNPPPEPEMPKEKGDFKVPYLLYKQGDLLKLFEESIYLERAFELSKYDPKLSEGEFSTKSNVQGQIGEVTVSEQGRVEAKFVEELVEQLSLDIEDRGWTIAELTNWLDRKIPHPDITMKQSTLFIYKVIQHLIDEREFELSTLVHYKYKLREAIEKLIGRHRETARKEAWQACLDLGEDVVLVSDEDRYCFTFDKEIYPASWYYDGRIKFNKHYHELVGELKSSGEEYECALLIDQLPEVKHWIRNIDSDSKYSFWLQKSKGRFYPDFVAELNDGRIVVIEYKGDHIKDGPEELEKKAVGELWAARSNGKCLFYWATKDNVNGLRDFVK from the coding sequence ATGTTGTCGTTAAAGAATTATCAAAAAAGAGTTTTACGTTCACTATCCAATTACTTCAAGGCGGTAAGAGCACTTGGAGCAAGTGCGGCTTTTGAACAACAGGTGAACCGTCCTTATTGCACAATCCCACAACTTCCTGGACTTCCTTATGTTTGCTTGAGAGTCCCTACTGGCGGAGGCAAAACACTTCTATCATCGCATAGCATCAGTATCACGATGCGGGATTTTCTGCACAAGGACAACGCTGTTGTGCTTTGGCTGGTTCCTACAACTCCGATTAAAGATCAAACATTAGCGGCTTTAAGAGACGTAGAACACCCATACCGTAAAGCCATTGAAGAGACAATTGACACACCTGTAACAGTTTTAGACATTACAGAGGCTTTATTTGTTCAGCGGAGTACGTTGGACAACGAAACACTCATTATCGTATCTACTTTAGCCGCTCTCCGAATCGAGGATACGGATGGTAGAAAAATTTATGATGATAACGGGCATTTGAAAGTCTTATTTGATGGATTAAACGAATCTGTATTATCCTCGCTTGAGAAAACAGATGAAGGTAGTCGAATCTGTTATTCTTTGGCGAATGTTCTAAAGTCAAGACGTCCAATGGTAATTATCGACGAGGCTCACAATGCAAGGACAAACCTTTCTTTTGAGACTCTTGCCCGATTTAGTCCATCTTCAATCATCGAGTTCACAGCTACTCCACAGACTACCCATCGACCCGAAAGAGGAGAGTTTGCAAGTAACGTCTTGTGTAGTATTTCTGCGGCAGAGCTAAATGCAGAGGAAATGATAAAACTTCCAATCCGTCTCGAAACAAAAGCAGATTGGAAGGATGTTATTGCTCAAGCACTTGGGAGAAGAAAAAGACTTCAAGTTATTGCTAACAAGGAACGAAGAGAAACCGGAGAATATATCCGCCCAATAGTATTGCTTCAAGCACAACCCCGTTCTCAAACGAGAGAGACAATCAATGTAGGCGTTATTCTACAGGCATTGATGGAAGACTTTAAGATTCCAAGAGAAGAGATTGCCATTGCAACGGGAGACACAAAAGAACTTGAAGGTGTTAATCTCTTTGCACAGGACTGCAAAATCAAATTTATCATTACTGTTTCTGCTTTAAAAGAAGGTTGGGACTGTTCTTTTGCTTATGTACTTTGTTCCGTAGCTGAAATTGGTTCCTCAACCGCTGTCGAGCAATTAGTGGGTCGTGTACTTCGATTACCGTATGCAAAGAAAAAGAATGATCCAGAACTTAATCGTGCTTACGCATACGTTTCTTCGACAAGGTTTGAGAACACCTTAACGTCACTTACTGATGCGTTGGTAGAAAACGGGTTTGAACGGTTTGAGGCTGAAACCTTGATTGCTCCTCCAACTCCTGAACCAGACTTGTTTGACCCTGAATTCTATGAGTCTGAGGAAGAGGTTGAAGAAGAACCCAATTTGGAAGAACTACCAGAACCAATAAAGAAAAAAGTGACTTATAATCCGGAGGCAAAAAAGATTGTATATCGAGGAACTATGTCTGAGGATGAAAAAATTGAATTTAAGAAGGCCTTTAAGACCGATGAAGGGAAGAAGGCAGTCGATAGCCTCTTTTCACAAGCTCAGCAAATTCCGAAATTTGATTTGTTTAATCCACCACCTGAGCCGGAAATGCCGAAGGAAAAAGGGGATTTTAAGGTTCCCTATCTGTTGTATAAACAAGGTGATCTTTTAAAGCTATTTGAAGAGTCCATTTATCTTGAGAGGGCTTTCGAACTTTCAAAATACGACCCTAAGTTAAGTGAGGGAGAGTTCTCCACAAAATCGAATGTGCAGGGACAAATTGGTGAGGTAACAGTTTCGGAACAAGGCCGAGTAGAGGCTAAGTTTGTTGAAGAATTAGTTGAGCAGTTGTCTCTTGATATTGAAGACCGTGGTTGGACAATTGCTGAACTAACAAATTGGCTTGACCGCAAAATCCCTCACCCCGACATAACAATGAAGCAGTCCACATTGTTTATTTACAAAGTTATCCAGCACCTTATCGACGAGAGGGAATTTGAGTTAAGCACGCTTGTCCACTATAAGTACAAATTACGCGAGGCAATAGAAAAGCTAATTGGACGACATAGGGAAACGGCTCGTAAAGAGGCGTGGCAGGCTTGTTTAGACCTTGGGGAAGACGTAGTTCTGGTCAGTGATGAAGATAGGTACTGCTTCACGTTTGATAAGGAAATTTACCCTGCAAGCTGGTATTACGATGGGCGAATCAAATTTAATAAGCACTACCACGAACTTGTAGGAGAGTTAAAGAGTAGTGGTGAAGAGTATGAATGTGCCTTACTCATCGACCAATTACCAGAGGTCAAACATTGGATAAGAAACATTGACAGCGATAGTAAATATAGTTTTTGGTTACAAAAGTCAAAGGGGCGTTTCTATCCAGACTTTGTTGCTGAACTTAATGATGGTCGGATTGTCGTTATCGAGTACAAGGGAGATCACATTAAGGATGGTCCAGAAGAATTGGAAAAAAAGGCTGTAGGAGAGCTGTGGGCCGCGAGAAGTAATGGCAAATGTTTATTCTACTGGGCAACGAAAGATAATGTAAACGGGTTAAGAGACTTTGTAAAGTAA